A stretch of Arachis hypogaea cultivar Tifrunner chromosome 15, arahy.Tifrunner.gnm2.J5K5, whole genome shotgun sequence DNA encodes these proteins:
- the LOC112750333 gene encoding uncharacterized protein isoform X1, whose protein sequence is MKRFGHHLKLLFSDKKPSQSQTKQLCRGFCQGTKVVSRNQDDFAMISPRIKLRDGRHLAYLERGVSKDVEKYKIIIVHGFGSSKEMNFLASQELIDELGIYLLQYDRAGYGESDPNPKRSLKSEALDIQELADQLELGPQFYVIGVSMGSYATWSCLQYLPHSSRERRRTTRAWHKR, encoded by the exons ATGAAAAGATTCGGACATCACCTTAAACTATTGTTCAGTGATAAGAAACCATCACAATCTCAGACAAAACAACTCTGCAGAGGTTTCTGTCAG GGGACTAAGGTTGTTTCTCGAAACCAAGATGATTTTGCTATGATTTCACCAAGAATTAAACTCAGAGATGGGAGGCACCTGGCTTATCTTGAGAGAGGGGTTTCTAAGGATGTGGAAAAGTACAAGATCATCATTGTCCATGGTTTTGGAAGCTCCAAAGAGATGAACTTTCTCGCATCCCAA gaACTAATAGATGAACTAGGCATATATCTGCTGCAATATGACCGAGCTGGGTATGGAGAAAGTGATCCAAATCCCAAACGCTCGCTCAAAAGTGAAGCACTTGACATTCAAGAACTTGCTGATCAGTTAGAGTTAGGGCCACAGTTCTATGTCATTGGAGTCTCAATGGGTTCATATGCTACATGGAGTTGCCTTCAGTACTTACCCCACAG CagcagagaaagaagaagaacaactcgAGCATGGCACAAACGCTAG
- the LOC112750333 gene encoding uncharacterized protein isoform X2: MKRFGHHLKLLFSDKKPSQSQTKQLCRGFCQGTKVVSRNQDDFAMISPRIKLRDGRHLAYLERGVSKDVEKYKIIIVHGFGSSKEMNFLASQELIDELGIYLLQYDRAGYGESDPNPKRSLKSEALDIQELADQLELGPQFYVIGVSMGSYATWSCLQYLPHSRERRRTTRAWHKR, encoded by the exons ATGAAAAGATTCGGACATCACCTTAAACTATTGTTCAGTGATAAGAAACCATCACAATCTCAGACAAAACAACTCTGCAGAGGTTTCTGTCAG GGGACTAAGGTTGTTTCTCGAAACCAAGATGATTTTGCTATGATTTCACCAAGAATTAAACTCAGAGATGGGAGGCACCTGGCTTATCTTGAGAGAGGGGTTTCTAAGGATGTGGAAAAGTACAAGATCATCATTGTCCATGGTTTTGGAAGCTCCAAAGAGATGAACTTTCTCGCATCCCAA gaACTAATAGATGAACTAGGCATATATCTGCTGCAATATGACCGAGCTGGGTATGGAGAAAGTGATCCAAATCCCAAACGCTCGCTCAAAAGTGAAGCACTTGACATTCAAGAACTTGCTGATCAGTTAGAGTTAGGGCCACAGTTCTATGTCATTGGAGTCTCAATGGGTTCATATGCTACATGGAGTTGCCTTCAGTACTTACCCCACAG cagagaaagaagaagaacaactcgAGCATGGCACAAACGCTAG